In Alkalihalobacillus sp. FSL W8-0930, a single window of DNA contains:
- a CDS encoding LLM class flavin-dependent oxidoreductase, giving the protein MIKLGVLDQVPLSKGQTVTEKMQETIKVATLAEELGYTRYWFAEHHGTKGMQSTAPEILMAAIAAKTERIRVGSGGILLPQYSPFKVAEVTKQLESIFPDRVDIGLGRSPGGTPALRRALVDGTPRSLDDFWRQVDDLIHYVRDTLPRTHPNAGVKAAPAIDTPPPLWILGLGENSAEQAAKRGLGYVFGHFIKSARGEQAMRTYREHFRPNEWSQTPQMLAAVFVVCADTDEEAERLASSQDLWLLRVEKGLDSRVPSIKEASEYQYTDDDHKRMIHNRTRTIIGSPKTVREQLSKLAERYGIDEFLILCNIHSFADRFRSYQLVSEALNIK; this is encoded by the coding sequence ATGATCAAATTAGGTGTGTTAGATCAAGTCCCTCTATCAAAAGGTCAAACGGTTACGGAAAAGATGCAAGAAACGATAAAGGTGGCTACTCTTGCTGAGGAGCTGGGGTATACTAGATATTGGTTTGCTGAACATCATGGAACAAAGGGCATGCAAAGTACGGCGCCTGAAATTTTAATGGCAGCCATTGCAGCTAAAACAGAGAGAATTCGAGTAGGCTCTGGTGGTATACTCCTTCCTCAATATAGTCCGTTTAAAGTAGCTGAAGTGACAAAACAGCTTGAATCTATTTTTCCGGACCGAGTTGATATTGGGCTAGGGCGATCTCCTGGAGGTACCCCGGCGTTGCGTCGGGCCCTTGTGGATGGAACACCTAGAAGCTTAGATGATTTTTGGCGACAAGTAGATGATCTCATTCATTATGTCAGAGACACCCTGCCGCGTACCCATCCAAATGCAGGAGTTAAAGCGGCACCTGCAATAGACACTCCACCTCCGCTTTGGATTCTAGGATTAGGTGAAAATAGTGCGGAGCAAGCGGCAAAACGAGGGCTCGGGTATGTGTTTGGCCATTTTATTAAATCAGCACGCGGGGAGCAGGCAATGCGCACCTATCGTGAGCATTTTAGACCAAACGAATGGTCCCAGACGCCACAAATGCTTGCTGCTGTATTTGTGGTTTGTGCCGACACAGATGAAGAGGCTGAGCGACTGGCAAGCAGTCAGGATCTTTGGCTACTACGCGTTGAAAAAGGGCTTGATAGCCGTGTACCTTCTATTAAAGAAGCAAGCGAGTATCAGTATACAGATGATGACCACAAGCGTATGATACATAACCGGACGCGAACGATCATTGGTTCACCAAAAACGGTGCGTGAGCAATTAAGTAAGCTTGCCGAGCGTTATGGTATAGATGAATTTTTAATTCTTTGTAATATCCATTCATTCGCTGATCGCTTCCGTTCGTATCAACTCGTATCAGAGGCTCTGAACATAAAATAG
- a CDS encoding sugar ABC transporter permease, whose translation MATSTNVQQETPPAPRAPKRKYNQRVRDRISGYLYISPFFLLFGVFGMFPLIFTAYLSFHKWNILGEREFIGFANYVGLFTNDPLFWKSVGNTFSIWALSTIPQLFVALILAFILNQAFLKGKSLFRLAVFMPNVTSIVAVTIVFSAIFGTQYGIINYVLSMIGIDPVNWKGSYFGTHVAISLMVMWRWVGYNTIIYLAGLQSIPKDLYEAATIDGATKVQQFFYITIPMVRPIIIFTVLLSSIGGMQVFTEPLIFGAGSESQGLTMTLYLYQEAFERFSFGYAAAIAWVLFLIIILVSLLNMFLTKRIKSA comes from the coding sequence ATGGCTACATCAACTAACGTGCAACAAGAGACACCACCTGCACCCCGCGCGCCAAAGAGAAAATATAACCAGCGTGTTCGTGACCGAATCTCAGGTTATCTATATATCTCTCCGTTCTTTTTACTGTTTGGTGTATTTGGGATGTTTCCTCTTATTTTCACAGCATATCTATCTTTTCATAAATGGAACATTCTCGGCGAACGAGAGTTTATTGGATTTGCGAACTATGTAGGGTTATTTACAAACGACCCGTTGTTTTGGAAATCGGTCGGAAATACATTTAGTATTTGGGCACTCTCAACCATTCCGCAGTTGTTTGTTGCATTAATTTTAGCCTTTATTTTAAACCAGGCCTTCTTAAAAGGGAAAAGCTTATTCAGACTGGCTGTATTTATGCCAAACGTTACGTCAATCGTTGCTGTAACGATTGTGTTCTCTGCAATCTTTGGAACTCAGTACGGAATCATCAACTATGTTCTTAGCATGATTGGGATTGATCCGGTTAACTGGAAAGGCTCCTACTTTGGAACACATGTCGCCATCTCTCTCATGGTTATGTGGAGATGGGTTGGGTACAATACGATTATTTATCTAGCAGGCCTTCAAAGTATTCCGAAAGACTTATATGAAGCAGCTACAATTGACGGAGCTACAAAGGTTCAGCAGTTCTTTTATATTACCATTCCAATGGTACGACCAATTATTATCTTTACTGTTCTTCTATCGTCTATCGGTGGAATGCAAGTATTCACAGAGCCATTAATCTTTGGTGCTGGCTCAGAGTCTCAAGGGCTAACGATGACACTTTACTTATATCAAGAAGCGTTTGAACGATTCTCATTTGGTTACGCAGCAGCGATTGCTTGGGTGTTGTTCCTCATTATCATTCTTGTTTCGCTACTAAATATGTTCTTAACCAAACGGATAAAGTCTGCATAA
- a CDS encoding beta-galactosidase, whose translation MSTLFFYDSTFPFDGVRPSDSQLASFQDIANTDELDLALESGNYQTLVHLHGSYFPKDHWPTILRFLKNGGGFVHVGEIPFRFPVYKEDGEWKIEVEQTAYHQHLHIHEALQVNSSKVRELVSSADRPLLDGLEKAFSIQPTYGFVLHPTKQDDQPHENGSSGPMDAHIYPLLKGISEEGREISAPVVLIEHTKGSFTGGRWIFINQRTDDMFWEHGVEVLNESTRYASEGVTEIWVKPGYASYYPGETPTLTIQLQSLAHIKGKQWTMQLHVLKDGSDEISYQEVFTFDESREWSSLRRTMPFQVEEGFYTIHVKAISSTGEVIHFNQGFWGFSETLLQEGTPLVAGRDYFEKDGKPFPIVGMTYMTSDVARKFLFMPNALVWDQDMEQMREAGINHIRSGIWTAWRQVMYVDGHPYEEVLRAIDAFVLTAKKNDLDLCFTFFAFTPEMWEGKNPYLDPRSLDAQKRFIAAIVSRYKKATHLHWDLINEPSMFDPNRIFSGPRSARDSFEINAFQEWTKETYGTIRKVQEAWNYSSVELPSFEDILPPEPEDMNFDVQDMRKPAKNLIWRDYTLFTMDMHNRWAQDLSKTIQAIHSDRLITVGQDEALRSQRPTPFFYESVVDYTTNHTWWQMDHLVWDGVFTKTASKPNLVQETGIMYLEQPDGRAKRTEEELRNILERKYAYAFSTGGAGAVQWLWNTNFYMDNVNESNIGALRADGTEKPEADVSYDFGAFINEAKELFVDRKLEEVAVVYPYSNDFSTRKLAFEATTKAVRTLSYECNVHARGLSEYHLDDLRKDKPKLVIVPSAHNFSEEAFNQLLEYADQGGTVLYTGPLRLNEGWKMTERLTDELGKSTLLNVLREESLILEGKTLPVSFGERKIAELSKEQLHETKTASVKTLTIGQGTFIWSPLPVELNDRIDTVKAIYGYALQQAFIGEELIWEKGGDHPGIYGRRLSFEHGDLYIFVSECAGDVDVEVTNPVLDRTYSVTIEQERSVLFCTDAEGEVMATYRPKEVTVQSEGLTV comes from the coding sequence ATGAGTACTTTGTTTTTCTATGATTCTACGTTTCCATTTGATGGCGTGCGTCCGTCTGACAGCCAGCTTGCTAGCTTCCAAGATATTGCAAACACCGATGAGTTGGATTTAGCGCTTGAGAGTGGCAACTATCAGACCCTTGTGCATTTACATGGTTCTTATTTTCCGAAAGATCATTGGCCTACAATCTTGCGTTTCCTGAAAAATGGAGGAGGGTTTGTCCATGTAGGAGAGATCCCTTTTCGTTTCCCTGTTTATAAAGAAGACGGTGAGTGGAAGATTGAAGTAGAGCAAACAGCCTACCATCAACATCTTCATATTCACGAAGCGCTTCAGGTGAACAGCTCTAAGGTTCGTGAGCTTGTTAGTTCAGCTGATCGGCCATTGCTTGATGGACTAGAGAAGGCATTTTCGATTCAACCGACGTACGGGTTTGTTTTACACCCAACCAAGCAGGATGATCAACCACACGAAAATGGGTCAAGTGGTCCGATGGATGCGCACATCTATCCCTTGCTTAAAGGAATATCGGAGGAAGGTAGAGAGATTTCAGCTCCCGTGGTGTTAATTGAACATACAAAGGGTTCATTTACAGGTGGTCGCTGGATTTTCATTAATCAGCGAACAGATGATATGTTTTGGGAGCATGGAGTAGAGGTCCTTAATGAGTCTACTCGCTATGCGTCTGAGGGCGTAACGGAAATATGGGTAAAGCCAGGGTATGCCAGCTACTATCCGGGTGAGACCCCAACTCTAACAATACAATTACAAAGTCTGGCTCACATAAAAGGCAAGCAATGGACGATGCAACTGCACGTTTTAAAAGATGGGTCAGATGAGATTAGCTATCAGGAGGTATTTACGTTTGACGAGTCGAGAGAATGGTCAAGTCTCAGAAGAACGATGCCGTTTCAGGTGGAGGAGGGCTTCTACACCATCCATGTTAAAGCCATTTCATCAACGGGAGAGGTTATCCATTTTAACCAAGGATTTTGGGGATTCTCTGAAACCCTACTGCAAGAAGGTACTCCGCTAGTTGCAGGCAGGGATTATTTTGAGAAAGACGGGAAACCATTTCCGATTGTTGGTATGACCTATATGACATCGGATGTGGCGAGAAAGTTTCTCTTTATGCCGAATGCGCTTGTGTGGGATCAAGACATGGAGCAAATGAGGGAGGCAGGCATTAATCATATCCGATCGGGTATTTGGACGGCCTGGAGACAGGTGATGTATGTTGATGGCCATCCGTATGAAGAGGTGCTTCGTGCCATCGATGCATTTGTGTTAACGGCTAAAAAGAACGACCTTGATCTATGCTTCACATTTTTTGCCTTCACTCCAGAAATGTGGGAAGGGAAGAATCCATATCTTGATCCAAGAAGTCTGGACGCACAAAAACGATTTATTGCAGCTATTGTATCGAGATACAAAAAGGCGACGCACTTGCATTGGGACTTAATTAACGAGCCATCGATGTTTGATCCAAATCGAATCTTTTCTGGACCGCGATCAGCCAGAGATTCATTTGAAATCAACGCATTTCAAGAGTGGACAAAGGAAACGTATGGTACGATTCGAAAGGTTCAAGAAGCATGGAATTATTCCTCTGTTGAACTGCCAAGCTTTGAAGACATCCTACCTCCTGAACCGGAGGATATGAATTTTGATGTCCAGGATATGAGAAAACCAGCAAAGAACTTAATTTGGCGCGACTATACATTATTTACGATGGATATGCATAACAGGTGGGCGCAGGATTTATCAAAAACCATTCAGGCAATCCATAGCGATCGCTTGATTACTGTCGGCCAGGACGAGGCATTACGTTCTCAACGTCCAACTCCTTTTTTCTATGAGTCCGTTGTTGATTACACCACGAATCATACGTGGTGGCAGATGGATCATCTTGTGTGGGACGGTGTATTTACAAAAACAGCTTCAAAGCCGAATTTAGTCCAAGAAACGGGCATTATGTATCTAGAGCAACCGGATGGACGTGCGAAACGCACAGAGGAAGAGCTGCGCAATATCCTAGAGCGTAAATATGCGTACGCATTTTCAACTGGAGGGGCCGGTGCAGTACAGTGGCTCTGGAATACAAACTTCTATATGGATAATGTGAATGAGTCTAATATTGGAGCGCTTCGTGCGGATGGAACCGAGAAGCCGGAAGCGGATGTATCCTATGATTTTGGTGCATTTATAAATGAAGCAAAAGAGCTCTTTGTTGATCGGAAGCTTGAAGAAGTGGCGGTTGTTTATCCGTATTCAAATGACTTTTCTACTCGCAAGCTTGCGTTTGAGGCCACAACCAAAGCTGTGCGCACGCTTTCGTATGAATGTAATGTTCATGCACGGGGACTCAGCGAGTATCATTTAGATGATTTACGTAAGGATAAGCCGAAGCTTGTCATTGTTCCAAGTGCGCATAACTTTAGCGAGGAAGCATTTAATCAGCTCTTAGAGTATGCCGATCAAGGAGGGACGGTTCTATATACAGGACCACTACGATTAAATGAAGGCTGGAAAATGACAGAAAGACTTACAGACGAACTAGGTAAGTCAACTCTACTGAACGTGCTGCGCGAAGAGTCGTTAATACTTGAGGGAAAGACACTTCCAGTCAGCTTTGGTGAACGAAAGATTGCTGAATTGTCTAAGGAGCAGCTTCATGAAACGAAAACTGCTTCTGTGAAAACACTAACAATCGGGCAAGGAACATTCATTTGGAGTCCTTTACCTGTAGAGCTGAACGACCGAATTGACACGGTGAAAGCGATATACGGTTATGCACTTCAACAAGCATTTATCGGAGAAGAATTGATATGGGAAAAGGGTGGCGATCATCCAGGTATCTATGGACGTAGACTTTCCTTTGAACATGGTGATTTGTATATCTTTGTATCCGAGTGTGCCGGAGATGTAGATGTTGAAGTAACAAATCCAGTTCTGGATCGTACGTATTCTGTCACGATAGAACAAGAGCGTTCCGTATTGTTCTGTACAGACGCAGAGGGCGAAGTGATGGCAACCTATCGACCAAAGGAAGTAACTGTTCAGTCGGAAGGATTAACTGTATAA
- a CDS encoding carboxylesterase, translating to MKLVAPKPFFFEGGKRAVLLLHGFTGTTADVRMIGRFLQKEGYTSYAPLYSGHGVPPEELVQTGPKDWWRDVEAGYQFLKDKGYDEIAVCGLSLGGVFSLKIGYTLPVKGIVSMCAPVKAKTEDAIYNGMLEYAEAYKKREQKSENEIKEEMDAFKQLPMDTLFKLKELMDDVRSQLDFIYSPLFVVQARNDGMIDTNSANIIHDEAESANKQLKWYEHSGHVITLGDEKEQLHQDVLDFLESCDWDQ from the coding sequence ATGAAATTAGTAGCACCTAAGCCATTTTTCTTTGAAGGAGGCAAGCGTGCGGTCTTACTTCTGCACGGGTTTACTGGAACTACCGCAGATGTTCGTATGATTGGACGCTTCCTTCAAAAGGAGGGCTACACCTCATACGCGCCGCTTTATAGTGGACACGGGGTACCACCTGAAGAATTGGTTCAAACAGGCCCTAAAGATTGGTGGCGTGATGTTGAAGCGGGTTATCAATTTTTAAAAGATAAAGGCTATGATGAGATCGCTGTTTGCGGTTTATCACTTGGAGGGGTATTCTCCTTGAAAATCGGTTACACTTTACCTGTAAAGGGTATCGTATCAATGTGTGCACCGGTTAAAGCTAAAACGGAGGATGCAATTTATAATGGTATGCTCGAGTATGCGGAAGCATATAAAAAACGAGAACAGAAGTCAGAGAATGAGATCAAGGAAGAAATGGACGCATTCAAGCAGCTTCCAATGGATACACTATTTAAACTAAAAGAGTTAATGGACGATGTAAGAAGTCAGCTAGACTTTATTTATTCGCCACTATTTGTTGTACAAGCACGTAACGATGGCATGATTGATACAAACAGCGCAAACATTATTCATGATGAAGCTGAGTCAGCTAACAAACAGCTGAAGTGGTATGAGCATTCAGGCCACGTCATTACGCTTGGTGATGAGAAGGAACAGCTCCATCAGGATGTACTCGACTTTCTTGAATCATGTGATTGGGATCAGTAG
- a CDS encoding carbohydrate ABC transporter permease, with protein MKEVGQRKGPKVLLYTFLVISSLLSLFPFYWMFVIGSNTTSSVNQFPPAMLPGTHFIENAMNVFDRIDFFGAMFNSFFISTTVTLSVLFFCSLAGFAFAKLQFEGKNLLFVFLLATMMIPPQLGLIPSFMIISSLGWIDTLQAVIVPAMVSAFGVFWMRQYISSAIPDELLEAARMDGCSTFRTYWNIVLPTVKPGLATLGIVTFMNTWNDFLWPLVVLKDRSVHTIQIALRTLNDVFYTDYSMILAGTFMATLPILIVFILFSRYFIAGLTEGAVKN; from the coding sequence ATGAAAGAAGTTGGACAAAGAAAAGGGCCTAAAGTGTTGTTATATACCTTTTTGGTCATCAGTTCCTTATTATCGCTGTTCCCTTTTTACTGGATGTTTGTTATCGGTTCTAACACAACCTCTTCTGTGAATCAATTCCCGCCAGCCATGTTACCGGGAACTCATTTTATTGAGAATGCAATGAATGTGTTTGATCGCATTGACTTTTTTGGAGCGATGTTTAATTCCTTTTTTATCTCAACAACCGTTACGTTATCTGTATTGTTCTTTTGTTCGTTGGCTGGATTTGCTTTTGCCAAGCTTCAGTTTGAGGGGAAAAATCTCTTGTTTGTTTTCTTACTAGCAACGATGATGATTCCACCTCAATTGGGATTAATCCCATCCTTTATGATTATTAGTAGTCTTGGGTGGATTGATACGCTACAAGCAGTTATTGTGCCTGCGATGGTCAGTGCATTTGGAGTCTTTTGGATGCGACAGTACATTTCATCTGCCATTCCTGATGAGCTATTAGAAGCAGCTAGAATGGATGGGTGCAGCACGTTTAGGACGTATTGGAACATTGTGCTTCCTACTGTGAAGCCAGGGCTTGCCACACTTGGAATCGTTACATTTATGAACACGTGGAATGACTTTCTCTGGCCGTTGGTTGTCTTAAAAGATCGCAGTGTACACACGATTCAAATTGCGTTACGGACATTAAATGATGTTTTTTATACTGATTATTCAATGATTCTAGCAGGAACCTTTATGGCAACACTTCCGATCTTAATCGTATTTATCTTGTTTAGTCGTTACTTTATCGCAGGTCTTACTGAAGGTGCTGTGAAAAACTAG
- the rnr gene encoding ribonuclease R, translating to MNEELIVKLTHYFKDVAEKPLSVSELEVAFPTRDSDEFKELVKVLNEMERRGILVQTRTNRYGVPEKMNLTRGRLQAHAKGFGFVIPEEQGETDIYVSAEDMEGAMNGDTVLVRLHSKSSGSRQEGKIIRIVERGSTDIVGEYLDYEAYGMVRADDKRIPDDILIPKGKEKGAVAGHKVVIEITKYPKGRAGAEGEVKQVLGHKNDPGMDILSIIYKHGIPLAFPDEALKQAEDVGETIDPAAIEGRRDLRDETIVTIDGADAKDLDDAVQVKQLDNGNYVLGVHIADVTHYVTEGSPIDVEAAERGTSVYLVDRVIPMIPHRLSNGICSLNPQVDRLTLSCEMEFDAQGKVVNHDIFESVIRTTERMTYKDVNSILLNTDDEVREKYKELIPFFERMEKLAAILRNKRTERGAIDFDFKEAKVIVDEESKPVDVAIRERSVAEKLIEEFMLAANETIAEHFHRLDLPFVYRIHEDPKTEKLEKFMEFITTFGYVVRGTANTVHPRALQKLLAEVKGEPEEAVINTLMLRSMQQAKYDPNSVGHFGLSTEFYTHFTSPIRRYPDLIVHRLIRTYLIKGKIDTATQEYWREKLPEITKHSSEMERRAVEAERDTDSAKKAQYMEDKIGEVFEGIVSGVTNFGLFVELENTIEGLVHVSYLTDDYYHYDEKQFAMIGERTGKMFRIGDEVEIRVVQVNVEEASIDFELTGMKARAPRAPKSRPKVIDGGKRKQRPGKNARKPLKTAGSRDKKPGEGSSSTGNRKKKKPFYENAPGAKRKKGKRKKRS from the coding sequence ATGAATGAAGAATTAATTGTTAAACTCACTCACTATTTTAAAGATGTAGCAGAAAAGCCGCTATCTGTCTCGGAATTAGAAGTGGCTTTTCCCACTAGAGATAGTGATGAATTTAAAGAGCTTGTAAAAGTATTAAATGAGATGGAACGCAGAGGAATTCTTGTACAAACAAGAACAAATCGATACGGTGTTCCAGAGAAAATGAACTTAACTCGAGGTAGACTTCAGGCGCATGCTAAAGGCTTTGGATTTGTTATTCCTGAGGAACAAGGGGAAACGGACATCTACGTAAGCGCGGAAGACATGGAAGGTGCGATGAATGGAGACACCGTTCTTGTTAGACTCCATTCAAAATCCTCAGGTTCAAGGCAAGAAGGAAAAATCATACGGATTGTTGAGCGTGGGTCTACTGATATTGTCGGTGAATATCTAGATTACGAAGCCTATGGAATGGTCCGAGCAGACGACAAGCGAATTCCTGATGATATTTTAATTCCTAAAGGCAAAGAAAAAGGAGCAGTCGCTGGTCACAAAGTGGTTATTGAAATCACAAAGTATCCAAAAGGCCGCGCCGGTGCTGAAGGGGAAGTAAAGCAAGTACTCGGTCACAAAAATGATCCTGGAATGGATATTCTAAGTATCATTTATAAGCATGGCATTCCTTTAGCCTTCCCAGATGAGGCGCTTAAGCAAGCAGAAGATGTCGGAGAGACCATTGACCCTGCTGCAATTGAAGGTCGCCGTGATCTACGCGATGAGACAATCGTTACCATTGATGGTGCGGATGCTAAAGACTTAGATGATGCCGTTCAAGTGAAACAGCTTGATAACGGAAACTATGTTCTAGGTGTTCATATTGCCGACGTGACTCATTACGTCACAGAAGGCTCTCCAATCGATGTGGAAGCAGCTGAGCGTGGAACAAGTGTGTACTTGGTTGACCGAGTGATTCCAATGATTCCGCATCGCCTTTCAAATGGAATATGCTCATTGAATCCTCAGGTGGATCGTTTAACTCTTTCTTGTGAGATGGAATTTGACGCTCAAGGGAAAGTCGTGAATCACGATATATTTGAAAGTGTGATTCGTACAACCGAGCGTATGACCTACAAGGATGTAAATTCGATCCTGCTGAACACAGATGATGAGGTTCGTGAAAAGTATAAAGAACTGATTCCATTCTTTGAACGTATGGAAAAGCTTGCGGCTATCTTGCGCAACAAGCGTACAGAGCGTGGTGCCATTGACTTTGATTTTAAAGAAGCAAAGGTCATTGTAGATGAAGAAAGTAAGCCAGTTGATGTAGCGATTCGTGAGCGTTCTGTTGCTGAAAAGCTCATTGAAGAATTTATGCTTGCAGCAAACGAAACGATTGCTGAGCATTTCCACCGTCTGGACCTTCCATTTGTGTATCGAATTCACGAGGATCCTAAAACGGAAAAGCTTGAAAAGTTCATGGAGTTTATCACGACCTTTGGTTATGTTGTGCGCGGAACAGCAAACACTGTGCACCCACGTGCGTTGCAGAAGCTTTTAGCAGAAGTGAAAGGTGAGCCGGAAGAAGCGGTCATCAATACGTTAATGCTTCGTTCTATGCAACAGGCTAAATATGATCCTAATAGTGTTGGCCACTTTGGTTTATCAACAGAATTCTATACTCACTTTACATCGCCAATTCGTCGTTATCCAGACTTAATCGTACACCGCTTGATTCGTACGTATTTAATTAAAGGAAAAATTGATACGGCTACTCAAGAATACTGGAGAGAAAAGCTACCTGAAATTACAAAGCACTCTTCTGAAATGGAGCGCCGTGCTGTAGAAGCCGAGCGTGATACTGATAGCGCGAAAAAGGCTCAGTACATGGAAGATAAGATTGGTGAAGTGTTTGAGGGAATTGTTAGTGGAGTCACAAACTTCGGGTTGTTTGTTGAGCTTGAGAACACCATTGAAGGTCTTGTCCATGTTAGCTATTTAACAGATGACTACTACCATTACGACGAAAAGCAATTTGCCATGATCGGAGAACGAACAGGAAAGATGTTCCGAATTGGTGATGAAGTTGAAATTCGTGTGGTCCAAGTAAATGTGGAGGAAGCATCGATTGACTTTGAACTGACGGGTATGAAAGCTCGAGCGCCACGTGCTCCTAAAAGTCGTCCTAAAGTAATCGACGGTGGAAAACGTAAGCAACGCCCCGGGAAGAATGCACGTAAACCACTTAAAACAGCTGGATCACGAGACAAGAAACCTGGTGAGGGTTCGTCTTCAACAGGCAATCGTAAAAAGAAAAAGCCGTTTTATGAAAATGCTCCAGGAGCAAAGCGCAAAAAAGGGAAACGGAAAAAGCGTTCTTAG
- the smpB gene encoding SsrA-binding protein SmpB → MAKPKTDDNVVAQNKKARHDYFVEETFEAGMVLQGTEIKSMRAGRMNLKDSFARIRNGEVYLHNAHIAEYEQGNRFNHEPTRARKLLLKKKEISQLIGQTQQQGYSLVPLKVYIKNGFAKVLLGVAKGKKNYDKRDTLRRQDAKREVDRALKERFNG, encoded by the coding sequence ATGGCAAAACCAAAAACAGATGATAATGTAGTCGCTCAAAATAAAAAAGCCAGACATGATTACTTTGTTGAAGAAACATTCGAAGCAGGAATGGTTCTTCAAGGAACAGAAATCAAATCCATGCGAGCAGGGCGAATGAACCTTAAAGATTCATTTGCCCGCATCCGTAATGGTGAGGTTTATCTTCATAATGCGCATATTGCAGAATATGAGCAGGGAAACCGATTTAATCACGAGCCAACTCGTGCTCGTAAACTGTTGCTGAAGAAAAAAGAAATCAGTCAGCTGATTGGACAAACGCAGCAGCAAGGCTACTCACTCGTTCCTCTTAAAGTCTATATCAAAAATGGCTTTGCAAAAGTATTGTTAGGAGTAGCAAAAGGGAAAAAGAACTATGACAAGCGTGATACCCTTCGTCGTCAGGACGCCAAACGCGAAGTCGATCGTGCACTAAAGGAAAGATTTAACGGATAG
- a CDS encoding alpha/beta fold hydrolase, protein MIGCLCIHGFTGEPWEIEPIAESLRKQKGWLVYAPTLPGHGPDEDLREVTYQEWLYMVEVAARELIKRCEEVYVIGFSMGGLLACYLAAKYEIKKLVLLSAAAYYLNPPMLFESVKAAVHTRLTGEAEPDQLVDLYTHKMTHTPMTAVRQFMAAVKKIRPYIRHVHTPVLIIQGEKDALVPRKSSEFLFRTIASEEKHIHYLKDGRHMICHGFEKDQLMILIHDFLVGQIDRKDEQHEISST, encoded by the coding sequence ATGATCGGTTGTCTGTGTATTCATGGCTTTACGGGGGAACCGTGGGAAATTGAACCGATTGCTGAATCCTTACGAAAACAAAAAGGGTGGCTTGTCTACGCTCCTACATTACCGGGACATGGCCCAGACGAAGACCTACGAGAGGTCACTTATCAAGAGTGGCTTTACATGGTGGAGGTTGCAGCGCGTGAGCTCATTAAACGGTGTGAGGAAGTATACGTCATTGGATTTTCAATGGGTGGTCTTTTGGCTTGTTATCTTGCGGCCAAATATGAGATAAAGAAACTGGTTCTTTTAAGTGCAGCAGCCTACTATTTAAATCCCCCTATGCTATTTGAAAGTGTGAAGGCGGCTGTCCATACCAGGCTAACAGGTGAAGCAGAACCGGACCAGCTTGTGGATTTGTATACACATAAAATGACACATACGCCGATGACTGCTGTCCGTCAGTTTATGGCGGCTGTAAAAAAGATTCGTCCGTACATTCGCCATGTGCATACGCCTGTTTTAATTATTCAAGGAGAAAAGGATGCGTTAGTTCCAAGAAAAAGCTCGGAATTCTTGTTTCGTACCATTGCATCCGAAGAGAAACACATTCATTATTTAAAAGATGGACGTCATATGATTTGTCATGGATTTGAAAAAGATCAATTGATGATTCTTATACATGATTTTTTAGTGGGTCAGATCGATCGAAAGGATGAGCAACATGAAATTAGTAGCACCTAA